The Candidatus Thermoplasmatota archaeon genome has a window encoding:
- the aroC gene encoding chorismate synthase yields the protein MIKMNTIGEIFKVTLFGESHGYCVGVVIDNCPPGLKLDEKYIEKELAKRRPKGLIGTERKEEDKVKILSGIFKNKSTGAPITIITENKDLDSSDYELLRRVPRPGHADITAHLKYRGFNDYRSGGMFSGRLTASLVMAGAVAKQLLSRKRIEICAHTVQIGNIKIEKKLPFNALKKEVDKNRVRCADQEIARKMEKAILEAKASGDTLGGIVECIVEKVPIGLGEPFFDSVESEIAKIIFSIPGVKGIEFGSGFKCAELKGSEHNDKFKVVKGRILTLTNNAGGLLGGLTNGMPIVFRIAFKPPSSIKKPQSSVNYKTLKEEPLVIKGRHDVCIAPRACVAVEGCTAIALADLCLRALKF from the coding sequence TTGATTAAAATGAATACCATAGGAGAAATTTTCAAAGTAACTCTGTTTGGCGAAAGCCATGGCTATTGCGTAGGCGTAGTTATAGACAACTGCCCACCAGGACTAAAGCTTGACGAGAAGTACATAGAGAAAGAGCTAGCTAAAAGGAGGCCAAAAGGGCTGATAGGCACAGAAAGAAAGGAAGAAGATAAAGTGAAAATACTATCAGGTATTTTTAAGAACAAGAGCACTGGTGCGCCTATTACTATAATTACTGAGAACAAGGATTTAGATAGCAGCGATTACGAGCTATTGAGAAGAGTTCCACGCCCTGGCCATGCTGATATTACCGCTCACTTAAAATACAGAGGGTTCAACGATTATAGGAGTGGCGGTATGTTCTCAGGACGATTGACAGCTTCGCTGGTAATGGCAGGCGCTGTTGCGAAACAGTTGCTCTCAAGAAAAAGAATTGAAATTTGCGCTCATACCGTGCAGATAGGAAATATTAAGATTGAAAAAAAGCTCCCATTCAACGCACTAAAAAAAGAAGTTGATAAAAACAGAGTGAGATGCGCAGACCAAGAAATTGCTAGAAAGATGGAGAAGGCAATTTTAGAAGCAAAAGCTAGTGGCGATACTTTAGGAGGCATTGTAGAATGCATTGTAGAAAAAGTGCCTATAGGTTTAGGAGAGCCTTTCTTCGATTCTGTTGAAAGCGAAATTGCCAAAATAATATTCTCTATTCCTGGCGTTAAAGGTATAGAATTTGGTAGTGGATTTAAGTGCGCTGAGCTTAAGGGTAGTGAGCATAACGATAAATTTAAAGTTGTAAAAGGTAGAATTCTGACGCTAACTAATAACGCAGGCGGATTGTTGGGAGGATTAACTAATGGTATGCCAATAGTTTTCAGAATTGCATTCAAGCCTCCTTCAAGTATAAAGAAACCTCAGAGCTCTGTGAACTACAAAACTTTAAAAGAAGAGCCTTTAGTAATTAAAGGGAGGCATGATGTTTGCATAGCTCCTAGAGCTTGCGTTGCTGTAGAAGGCTGTACTGCAATAGCTCTTGCAGACCTTTGTCTAAGAGCATTGAAATTTTAA